The following are encoded together in the Methanobrevibacter sp. genome:
- a CDS encoding energy-converting hydrogenase A subunit A EhaA, which translates to MFDLVYNTIFFASYGNFYGLSNITLSLFDVLLAYIVTIIVSILVALLLRMPLLPSKPYRYSFDVSAMYPTPIIAVGVFSIFLVLNYTFMYNGIVLAIVIGILSALFVKYLFDFVFPKPLDEGKGEDIK; encoded by the coding sequence ATGTTTGATTTGGTGTATAATACCATATTTTTTGCTTCTTATGGTAATTTCTATGGGCTTAGTAATATAACACTCAGTTTATTTGATGTTCTATTAGCTTATATTGTGACTATTATTGTTTCTATTTTAGTTGCATTACTTTTAAGGATGCCATTATTACCTAGCAAACCATATCGGTATTCTTTTGATGTGAGTGCAATGTATCCGACTCCGATAATAGCTGTTGGTGTTTTTTCAATATTTCTTGTTTTAAATTACACTTTTATGTATAATGGAATTGTATTGGCTATTGTTATTGGTATTTTATCTGCATTGTTTGTGAAATATTTATTTGATTTTGTGTTTCCAAAGCCTCTAGATGAAGGTAAGGGGGAGGATATTAAATGA
- a CDS encoding DUF2109 domain-containing protein: protein MYVEIIGVIVIFVALRALITRNKAERLLYLNVIGFGVSAIIALVINTPFALVVAAAFFICSTISANAIAYTLDRLDDEILLE from the coding sequence ATGTATGTTGAAATAATCGGAGTTATAGTCATCTTTGTTGCATTAAGAGCTTTAATAACTCGAAATAAGGCTGAAAGATTATTGTATTTAAATGTTATTGGATTTGGAGTTTCAGCCATTATAGCTTTAGTAATTAATACTCCATTTGCTCTTGTTGTTGCAGCAGCATTCTTTATCTGTTCTACAATTAGTGCAAATGCAATTGCATACACATTAGACCGACTA